The window ttgtgtctcaccaggggtgatggtcggattcgcgtttatcattgaagggaagagcgttacaccgaggcctgtactctggagcgggatcgatttggaggtggagggtccgtcacggTCTGGGGCGGtgcgtcacagcatcatcggacttagcttgttgtcattgcaggcaatctccacactgtgcgttacagggaaaacatcctcctccctcatgtggtacacttcctgcaggctcatcctgacatgaccctccagcataacaatgcaactagccatactgctcgttctgtgtgtgattttctgcaagacaggaatgtcagtgttctgccatggccagcgaagagcccggatctaaatcccattgagcacgtctgggacctgttggatcggagggtgagggctaggtccattcaccccagaaatgtctgggaacttgcaggtgcttggtggaagagtagggtaacatctcacagcaagaactggcaaatctggtgcagtccatgaggactgcagtacttaatgcagctggtggcttcaccagatactgactgtacttttgattttgacccccccccccctttgttcagggacacattattcaatttctgttagtcacatgtctgtggaacttgttcagtttatgtctcagttgttgaatcttgttttgttcatacaaatatttacgcatgctaagtttattttcagcaaacgcagttgacagtgagaggacatttctttttttgctgagtttagtactgTGTATCTcccgtagtctgttctggacttagggactgtgaagagacctcttgtgacatgtcttgtggggtatgcatgggtgtccaagctgtgtgccagtagtttaggcaGACAGCTCGGTGCAATGCATtcaacctctcataaataaaagtagtgacgAAGTCAATCtatcctccactttgagccaggagagaatgacatgcatattattattattattagctatCTGTGTTCATCCAAGGGcaagccgtgctgccctgttctgagccaattgaaaTATTCCttagtccttttttgtggcacctgaacacacgactgaacagtagtcaaagTGCGacaaactagggcctgtaggaccgaccttgttgatagtgttaaggcagagcatcgctttattatagacagacttctccccatcttagctactactgcatcaatatgttttgaccatgacagtttacaatctagggttactccaagcagtttagtcatctcaacttgctcaatttccacataatttattacaagatttagctGAGGttcagggtttagtgagtgttttgttccaaatacaatgcattTAGATTTAGAAATATTTATTCCTTGCCActcactctgaaactaactgcaactctgttgagtgttgcagtcatttcagtcactgtagtagctgacgtgtatagtgttgagtcatccgcatacatagactcaAAGtatagcctcctctcctctcaattaAGGATTTTTTACCCAAGACTGTCGATACAGGGTTTGGCTCCTGAGAACGCTTGGAAATAAATCTTAAAATCACCAAAGCTTTATTCAAATATAACGTTTGAGAGGAGTAAAACAGTGAGCTGACATTCCCTTTTTACCTACAATaatataatctccacctggcacagccagaagaggactggccacccctcatagcctggttcctctctaggtttcttcctaggttctggcctttctagggagtttttcctagccactgtacttctacacctgcattgattgctgtttggggttttaggctgggtttctgtacagcactttgagatatcagctgatctaagaaggactttataaataaatttgatctAATGCATTAGAGGTAGGCCCACATTATTTTAGTCATTCGGTCCCATTTTGGATGTGTGTAAACCTCCCCTCCTCCATGATGTAAGCTACAAGTCATGTCAATCATGATACGAAAGATGAGAACCTCGTTGAGTACAGGTGAACCTCGCATTTAGAAGTTATCTGTAACAATTGCCTGTTTTCCGTTTCATTCATTAGGCCTACTATAAcaaaggctggttcaacagcaatgcGCTTCTTTTCATCATGTCAATTTGATGATATCATTACATGTTACAATTATTTATTGTtgttttaaaaaaagaaagaatggTTGTAATAACAAGCAATCTATCTTATTAGAATGATTCACCTTCCTggttttatttgttttgtttagaATTTGATTAGAGCTATTCGTTCTCTTCGTAGGCCTTATCAATAGTGAATTTAATATTGCTTATTGACAATGTTTGTCATGTCTGTGCTCAGCTataatgcaatttacagtaggcctagcccctatCCTATATGGGAATGCCATTTATGCCTTGCAATTACTTAGAACAAAGTGGACTGCAAATGGGTTCAAGTTAACGTATTTAGCAAAGATAGGTCTTCAATTTGTTATTTAGTTTCTGtaagccatttaaaaaaatataccagACACACTGGAATTGGCGTTTATTCCAAGTcaaaacataaaatactgtaaatacacaacttgaagcaacaACACATTTCGccatggagcacgttctgataggccagtgaggggccaagcctcGACACCCACAACTAGTTTACTCATCAACACCCAGCCCTTTCGCGCCAACACCATCAAGTGCGCAGATAATTGTAATAGTGAAAATTGCTACTTGAACCTACAGCGCTACCGCCTgcccttagatttaccattgaGTTAGGTTTGTTAAGATAGAGTCCCAAGTGTTGGTCGAGGGTATTACGTACAGTATGCatttgagtgaaagagtgaagGTGTGTCTGAGCTCATGAATGGGCAGTCTTTTCCCTGCACCCTACCCTGGCCTGGCTGGGGTGAGCTGTCTGCCTACGTGCTGGGTGAcaggcagaggtgtgtgtgtggcataaCGCGAGGACAAGGCTCACCTCAGTCCCATGACAAATGGATTTGATTTAGCCCTCTCAGGTAGCTAACATgatcccatctctcctcctctgatccATGTGGCTTTAACCCTACGTGGTTCTTATCCAATAGAAACAAGGGACATCCTTTGACGTGCCAGCTGCAGCTGAGGTAGCtaaagacatatatatatatatacacacacacacacacacacacacacacacacacacacacacacacacacacacacacccttgcatCAGTCGgtttccctccctccacactgcCTGTAACTAACCACGTCCACTGCGTCTCCGTCTCCAGGCTCATCCACTATTTACAACtctaaaaataaaaatggtttaACTGAATGACACCTGTTGCACTGTGGAAGTAGCCACGAGGGCCGAGGGTCAGGCTTAAGCAACTGGAGCTAAGAAGAAGGCTGCTGGACGGCCCAGCCAGTCGCGGGTGGTCTGGCGCAAGCTAACTACCTCAACCCAACTGTTACAGCCGCACAGTAAAGCACTAAACCAACCGCCATAAAACAAACAGAGCCTGGCAGGAAGACAAACTGAAACAAAccccgtaaaaaaaaaaatccattctcTTATCAGCACCAGtaaagatagaggagagaggctgtTTTTTCCCCATAAGGTGTGCTGCTAGTCCACTAACTCCCACAAGGCGGGAAGGGAACATGGAGAACTAGGCCTCTACCTCCACTCCATCGCTATgcaaaaaagagagagacagggctatGTGGTGCGGTGTAGGAGCCTATGAGGTGCTGATAATCCCAATCATTAGTAGAGAAGGCACCCTAACACTTCCTCTCACCAGGCTTTAAAATGATCGACTCAATCCTATCAGCTGGAGTAGTGCAGCTGCTGACTTCTCAGTGCAGCAGGGGTAGAAGATACTGCAGCGTCACTGTTACTATTAGCATTAGTGCTACCCCACATGGTCGCTGGTACCACAGTGTCCAGCTGGCTGCTTCTCATCTGCATGTACAGTGGCCAAAAAACATGAGGAATACTGAATACGTATTGGTTCGGGAGGATTGGGCCCCAGCCTTCTGTGTTAAGTTACAACGTCTGTGGTGAGAAAGGGATGATGATTGGTTGGGAAACTGGTCAATCAATATATTGAGATATTTTGGGGCTGGCAGATAGAGCTGTTTCGACCGTTTGAATATCAGAGTGGGAGTCAAATGGAACACAGAAAGCTCCCCCCACAAATAACTCAATAACAACGCAAAACGTGTACTTACTTTTCTTTCTTTGCTTTAACTTCTGGCTTTGGTCTGAAATGAAGAGGAAAATAGAGAACAAAACATTTAGCTTTATATTTAGctaggcccagtgcagtcaaaaacatgatttcctatgttttatatatatttccacactatggaggttagaataatactgtaaaatagtgaaaattatgataatgcccttttagtggaggagctgtttgaaaagaccgactgaaatgtcagcctgttttggtaggatggagttttggcctaaataattagttaatagaccaataagaaagatatttccaaatctctctgccaataacagcaagTTTTCAGtttaacattttaattgaaaacaatcacagtaaggtacttaattgttacccagaaatgatttgatattgagattaaaAACACCTGCATTGAACCTCCAACCAGTAAGAAAAATAACATTGAAGCCTGAAATCATTATAGGCCTGAGAAATATTCTTACCTGCATTCACACTTTCGATGTTCTGTGAAACTTAACAGAAAATGATGTTGCGATACTCTCTGTTTCACCTGTATTACCTGTAGAGAAACATAAGACATTAAACATTAAAATTCACGTTGAAAAAGGGTTTGTAGTCGCTTACTTGGGTCAATCCCCCCCGCCCAAACCAAATTCATCTGCCGCAACATTACTACCTCAGAGATTCTTAGCGAGTGATTGCTCTGTCCATTGACAAAGTGGTCACAGTCTGGCCACTAGCTAACCGGTCGATGAAGACAGGGCGACACCATAGCCAGGCATGCGCTGGATCACATTCCTATAGCTTAATCCTTTCCACCTTAGGCTCATGCCAACAGTAAGTCCTGACTCCTGACCGTGGCCAAGAGAGACTTCAACCTCATAAAACAGGGGCGTAAACAGGGTGTGCAAGGGTAAACAAAATAGCTGACATGCCAGGCCCCTGCTGCTTCACTTTTtccatgggacagagagagacgcaaAGCGAgcaagagcgagacagagagaaccagtgagaaaaggaatggaagagagagaggacaccgagagatatggaagagagagggggttatAAGTGAGATAACCCCCGCGAGAGTTGGAGCTTACCTCCATGGTAACGTTTTTTGTTTCCGTGGGGACACACTCGAGCGCCTCGTCGTTGCAGCATCCAGCGCAGCGCATGAGCACCACGCACGAGGGGATGTAGGTGTGCTCAATCTCATCTGGATACTCCTGGAAGACGTCCACCAGCATCTCCCGTGTCCGACACATGCTCTTGTTATACACATCCATGAACGGGACCACTGcaggaggaagagcagagggAGAACATCAGTCCTGCTTCCTTCTCATCCTCACTGTGCCGTAGATAACTGTCAGTAACAGTGAGATTCCTTGAGGAGAAGACGGTAACATCAGTGGCAACCCTACCACAAAACTGCTATGCTGTAGAGAACAGCACATCCATCCTCTCCACTTAGTAAAACTCTCCAATGCATTCTCTTtcatcctcctttcctccctcattCCCCAGTTGTGTCCCTTTTTCTCCTTTATCCTAACTCTCCATGCCTCCTCTACTTCCTAGAATCCCCCATCTGCTCTGGTTCCGTTTGGCAGTGGAAAAGAGTACTTGTGTGCCTTTGTGGTCGTCAAAAGGTACAGGCATTTGTTTCCTGAGTGGTTCCCATTGCGAAAGCCAGTTTAGCAGATGAACAAAGCCACATATATATGGCTTCAGATGTAACAAAGCAGAGTATTGTGCTGACAAGGATCTTAATGTCCCCCAGCAAAATAATGTCAAACCTGCTCATGTGCTCACAGCTGTCTAAagcccacaacacaacacacatgaaggtaggccttgaaatgcatacacaggtacaccttgtgtaTGTATTTGATGTATATAAATGATTTCAATGTATTTTATatgtaaatgatgtcaattagcctatcaaaagcttctaaagccatgacataattttctggaatttcccaagctgttttaaggcacagtcaacttagtggatgtaaacttctgacccactggaattgtgatacagtgaattatgaaataatctgtctgtaaacaattgttggaaaaatgacttgtgtcatgcacaaagtagatgtcctaactgatttgccaaaactatagtttgttaactcgacatttttggagtggttgaaaaacgagttttaatgactccaatctaagtgtatgtaaacttcaactgtacatacaaccCCCAATTCATCAGATGCTGACTAACTCTACCCATCTCCATCCCAGAATAATCCCGCACGCTCCATCCTATGGACTGGTTTCCCAGCGACACCGTCCCCCTCCTGACCCCCAGGTCATCTGAGCAGCCCATGCCCTCAGGCTGTGCGGTGCCAGGGTTCACCTCTGACATGTGACCCCCGGCAGCCCACCCCTTAATCAGTCGGCCTGGTCAGTTCCCACCTAATGCTACAACAACATCCTGAGACACCACTGCCTGCCTGCCGTAGCTGGATCTGTTACTCCTTCTCAAACCTGCCTTGTCAGCAGATGCGGTGTCCATACCTCCCTTTATCCCTCCCAGCACCTGCTCTCAGAGGAGAAGCCCAGGCCCTGGCCAGGCCAGCCTGTAGGGGGAGAAAGGCTGTCACTCTGTCTCGCTGCCATAGACAGGAGTGTCTCCGTCTACAGCCCAAGGTCACCAGCCCAAAACGTCTCCCTGTGCTGTTCTGGCTCTGCGGAGccccacagtctctctctgcacAGCTGCTGCTTCACAGTCTGCCTAGCAGAGTTCTAGTACCTAGGCAACATTTGTTTTAAtgcgattgtgtgtgtgtgtgtgtgtgtgtgtgtgtaatgaaggtCAGAAGCCGCTAACAGGTgtcagagaagaggaagggagtcGCTGCCCTTGTGCTGTgaataaaaaaacacaattaaattCACTGTGTTTTCTCTGCTGATGACCAGTCCCTGATGTATGACAGTGAGTAACCTTTGTGTCCACTATTGACCAACATGGCTAACCTTGAACACAGTGAACAAGTGAAACACACTCTGTCGCTGTCAATAAACAAACATAGCCATGTGTACAGCCTTGGACCGAGGCTGGCATGCTTTGCCCAATATAAATGATACAATCTGACCATATGTTTGCCATGTGACCAAATCACAAGAGGAGGAAGAAAAAGGCTAAATAAAAGACAAATTCAGCAGTGGCCTTGAATTCACGCAGTAATCTTGTCTGTTAACATGTACCAGACTATTTAGATCGGACACACTTTTGTGGTAATTCCAAAGTAAAGCCTTTCACTCAGGGACTCACCACTAATATAGCACCATGGGGTCCTATACGATACCCATCTTCTCTCACTGATAGAGAGGGAGCATTGCTACAATGTAAAGATTTTGTTATGACAATAGCCATGTGCAATAGCCAATTTGTCAAAAACGTATTTTCATTGAAGGCCTAAACTTGAAAAGGTGAAAATTACGATTCAGAATATGTCCACTAGGTGGCTATTCACACAACAAATCCCCCAATAAGGGTAAAACACTTAGAAGAAACTTCTACAATATTGCACTTGTAATACATTTGTACATTCAGCACTTACCATCATTTTTACTCTTCTCCCCGTCCTTGGGTATGTGGGctgtctgtaaaaaaaacacaacaacagGTAAGCCCATTAGAGCAAGCTTCACGTCTTAGCCTATGTCATACACATTTTTTCATATGGTAGGCAATGTATGCATCACGTTGTAAAAAAGGCAATGCAGTTTTGCCTCCCTGAATTATGTATACATCATTTCCATAATGGAACTGCATGCACAATCATTTTTGGTATGTCCGTAAGCCATTAGCTTATTATACAGCAAGACTCCAATACATTCCCTCTTTATTCTGACAGCTAGCCGACTTCATTGAATACTATCCCGTTTATGGGCAAGTGCAGAGGGACAATGGCATCACAGCAGTGCTTCAGTCACGTTATCACCGGACCGAGACTGTTGCAATAGCTCTTCAATATTGCGTGAGAAAGAAGACTATGTAATTGTATAGATGAAAGACTGAGTTGCCCATTGTTAGCGTTTACAGGTTGTACGGATTACCGTAAACATTTTAGCGAATATGTTTTTATTAACAAGGCCTACGTTTAATATAAACGGGCTATTATTAGCCTTAAGTAGGGAGTGAAATACACGTTGACACTTTATACCTTCTGCGACCCAGCGAGGCTATTCGGTTAGGGGCCAACAGGTTTGCACTATCCTTGTGCTCTCAATAGACAGGACGTCTGGACTTTGCTTTTCATTACAGTAGACTAGCCTACAAAACGAGAGCAAATACATTGCCAATATTGGAATCaacccactggacacacacacatcagttcCACCTCTATTACACGTTGGTTCAATGGAAACAACGTTGGTTCAACCAGTGTGGCGCCAGTGGGAATAGTGACATTATGTTGTCGTGATTTTATTCAATAGGAATCCAATTGAATTAAATCACGACAATAGTGATTTTGGATTATGTTAGTGTAATGAGGCAACTCATTTCACTTTTACGTCACTCAAAATTCCAATTTTGCCTAGTTTACTATTTTGTTGACATTAATGTCGGGTGCATTGTGCATTTTCAAAAGTtataataataagaataataataataataataatagcgtAATTATAATAGAAAATACAGCGTTAATTGGATAGGCCTATGACACTTTTTCCCAAAAGGACCAAAATGTGTGTCAAACCATTCAAAGGTGACATAAAATCTCTCATTAGGCCTATGATTTACAGAAAGTGAATACATTGTAAGTGGCCTACACACCTAGCAGCAAGGGACGTGGTTGTGCGATAAGGGCGATCACCTCATTAATGAAACATGAACAGCATTGTATTCATAATTCAAACGCATCTGATCCCCCTCCGATTTAAATGTAATTCTCACCTTAACTGCATAAAAATGAAGCTGAAGCAGCGCTGCAAATAATAATTGTACAAAACTGCCAATGTTCATGATTGTAATTCCGAGGGTGAGTGGTACAGTTGTACTAAAATTTCAGCTGTCGTTTGGATCAGACACAATaaagaaaaaacacacaaaaaatgcaacaatttcttGATAACTTGGTTATAGTAAAATCAAATCCATCCAAACATAGCAGATGTGCCACCTGAGAGGAatcctttttcttttttttgtattgCCACCGCCTCTAAGGAATCTCAGAGAATAGCCCCAAAGAATGGTAACATCCAAAACGCGTCGGTCATCCGGAGACTTCCAAGATTTCTATTCTACATCCACATTAGAAACCCCATAATGGACTGAACATCTCCGTCCTATTATCTGCTCACCAGGATGAAAACTTTCACCAACTTCTGAAAGCAACTTAACGCAATGCCTCCACTGTGTGAAAGCG of the Oncorhynchus clarkii lewisi isolate Uvic-CL-2024 chromosome 3, UVic_Ocla_1.0, whole genome shotgun sequence genome contains:
- the LOC139395070 gene encoding vascular endothelial growth factor A-A-like isoform X1; its protein translation is MNIGSFVQLLFAALLQLHFYAVKTAHIPKDGEKSKNDVVPFMDVYNKSMCRTREMLVDVFQEYPDEIEHTYIPSCVVLMRCAGCCNDEALECVPTETKNVTMEVIQVKQRVSQHHFLLSFTEHRKCECRPKPEVKAKKENHCEPCSERRKRLFVQDPLTCKCSCKFTQLDCKSRQLELNERTCRCDKPRR
- the LOC139395070 gene encoding vascular endothelial growth factor A-A-like isoform X2, which gives rise to MNIGSFVQLLFAALLQLHFYAVKTAHIPKDGEKSKNDVVPFMDVYNKSMCRTREMLVDVFQEYPDEIEHTYIPSCVVLMRCAGCCNDEALECVPTETKNVTMEVIQVKQRVSQHHFLLSFTEHRKCECRPKPEVKAKKEKCDKPRR